A genomic stretch from Coffea arabica cultivar ET-39 chromosome 10c, Coffea Arabica ET-39 HiFi, whole genome shotgun sequence includes:
- the LOC140015861 gene encoding uncharacterized protein codes for MVEGTIPVFHWLAKILIDPGATHSFVIPAFMLGIDLKVERLPYDLEVRTPTGNQILLANEVYKKCDIWVGERKLVVDLISLAIKGYDVILGMDWLAHYHARVDCRMKVVEFCILGEAILKLDVRGMLASSTLISGIRVRKLLSRGARSYLAFLINTPGEKIKLEHMPVISEYLDVFPEELESLPPEREIEFKVDLVLGTTPISKTTYRMAPAELKELKVQL; via the coding sequence atggtagaaggtacgatccctgttttcCACTGGTTAgcaaaaattttgatagaccccggtGCTACTCACTCTTTTGTTATTCCTgcatttatgcttggaattgatCTGAAAGTTGAAAGattaccttatgacttagaagtaagAACCCCTACAGGTAATCAAATTTTGCTTGCGAATGAGGTGTATAAAAAGTGTGATATTTGGGTTGGTGAACGAAAGTTGGTAGTTGACCTTATTAGTCTAGCCATTAAAGGGTATGATGTCATTCTCGgaatggattggctagctcatTATCATGCTCGGGTAGATTGTAGGATGAAAGTGGTAGAGTTTTGCATTCTAGGTGAGGCAATCTTGAAATTAGACGTGAGGGGTATGTTAGCCTCTTCTACGCTCATTTCGGGAATAAGGGTtaggaaattgcttagtcgTGGGGCACGCAGTTACTTAGCTTTTCTAATTAACACTCCGGGAGAAAAGATTAAGTTGGAACACATGCCGGTAATCAGTGAATACCTGGACGTATTTCCAGAGGAGTTGGAGTCTCTGCCGCCCGAAagggagattgaatttaaagttGACCTAGTACTCGGAACTACTCCTATTTCGAAAACCACTTATCGtatggcacctgctgagcttAAGGAGTTAAAGGTGCAATTGTAG